In one window of Epinephelus fuscoguttatus linkage group LG20, E.fuscoguttatus.final_Chr_v1 DNA:
- the LOC125880376 gene encoding testis-expressed protein 47 isoform X1 has product MSTAKRQSSSSRGQTDWEETETMLEALHGDMRERIVLQRLIVIARLPRHLADRTELGAHYEKLNFQLSKQFIWDQMTGLLLIYPSCLLHVIESSRDVLLSFLRDLKDMQQQPDGAVLEAPRVVFMAHNPQSRLFQQWSYKCLMLLTEVLDADQGAEDSGVKRLEEEEESTESLVCTVLSALQLLGEHLQISKKALPGLMLEERPHLIVSQDVLNKLLTRDDLQTPQQHLQMYNSPLNISMDFGRVR; this is encoded by the exons ATGTccactgcaaagagacaaagcaGCTCGTCTCGGGGACAGACTGActgggaggagacagagaccaTGTTGGAGGCGCTTCATGGAGACATGAGAGAG AGGATCGTGCTACAGCGGCTGATAGTGATTGCTCGCCTCCCCCGCCATCTTGCTGACAGGACAGAACTGGGAG CTCATTATGAGAAACTCAACTTTCAGCTCAGCAAACAGTTCATCTGGGATCAAATGACGGGCCTGCTGCTGATTTATCCGTCCTGTCTGCTGCACGTCATTGAA TCGTCCAGGGACGTTCTGCTTTCTTTTTTGAGAGATCTTAAAGACATGCAACAACAGCCAGACGG TGCCGTGCTGGAGGCTCCCAGGGTCGTGTTCATGGCACATAACCCTCAGAGCAGGCTGTTCCAACAGTGGAGCTACAAG TGTTTGATGTTGTTGACTGAGGTGCTGGATGCAGATCAGGGGGCGGAGGACTCGGGGGTTAAGAGActtgaggaagaggaggagagcacaGAGAGTCTGGTTTGTACGGTCCTGTCAGCGCTGCAGCTACTGGGTGAACATCTGCAAATATCTAAAAAG GCCCTCCCTGGTTTGATGCTGGAGGAGCGTCCGCACCTGATCGTCTCTCAGGACGTTCTCAACAAGCTTTTGACTCGGGACGACTTACAGACGCCACAACAACACCTACAGATGTACAACTCACCGTTAAACATCAGCATGGACTTCG GACGAGTTAGATGA
- the LOC125880376 gene encoding testis-expressed protein 47 isoform X4, whose product MSTAKRQSSSSRGQTDWEETETMLEALHGDMRERIVLQRLIVIARLPRHLADRTELGAHYEKLNFQLSKQFIWDQMTGLLLIYPSCLLHVIESSRDVLLSFLRDLKDMQQQPDGAVLEAPRVVFMAHNPQSRLFQQWSYKVLDADQGAEDSGVKRLEEEEESTESLVCTVLSALQLLGEHLQISKKALPGLMLEERPHLIVSQDVLNKLLTRDDLQTPQQHLQMYNSPLNISMDFGRVR is encoded by the exons ATGTccactgcaaagagacaaagcaGCTCGTCTCGGGGACAGACTGActgggaggagacagagaccaTGTTGGAGGCGCTTCATGGAGACATGAGAGAG AGGATCGTGCTACAGCGGCTGATAGTGATTGCTCGCCTCCCCCGCCATCTTGCTGACAGGACAGAACTGGGAG CTCATTATGAGAAACTCAACTTTCAGCTCAGCAAACAGTTCATCTGGGATCAAATGACGGGCCTGCTGCTGATTTATCCGTCCTGTCTGCTGCACGTCATTGAA TCGTCCAGGGACGTTCTGCTTTCTTTTTTGAGAGATCTTAAAGACATGCAACAACAGCCAGACGG TGCCGTGCTGGAGGCTCCCAGGGTCGTGTTCATGGCACATAACCCTCAGAGCAGGCTGTTCCAACAGTGGAGCTACAAG GTGCTGGATGCAGATCAGGGGGCGGAGGACTCGGGGGTTAAGAGActtgaggaagaggaggagagcacaGAGAGTCTGGTTTGTACGGTCCTGTCAGCGCTGCAGCTACTGGGTGAACATCTGCAAATATCTAAAAAG GCCCTCCCTGGTTTGATGCTGGAGGAGCGTCCGCACCTGATCGTCTCTCAGGACGTTCTCAACAAGCTTTTGACTCGGGACGACTTACAGACGCCACAACAACACCTACAGATGTACAACTCACCGTTAAACATCAGCATGGACTTCG GACGAGTTAGATGA
- the LOC125880376 gene encoding testis-expressed protein 47 isoform X3 — translation MSTAKRQSSSSRGQTDWEETETMLEALHGDMRERIVLQRLIVIARLPRHLADRTELGAHYEKLNFQLSKQFIWDQMTGLLLIYPSCLLHVIESSRDVLLSFLRDLKDMQQQPDGAVLEAPRVVFMAHNPQSRLFQQWSYKTEVLDADQGAEDSGVKRLEEEEESTESLVCTVLSALQLLGEHLQISKKALPGLMLEERPHLIVSQDVLNKLLTRDDLQTPQQHLQMYNSPLNISMDFGRVR, via the exons ATGTccactgcaaagagacaaagcaGCTCGTCTCGGGGACAGACTGActgggaggagacagagaccaTGTTGGAGGCGCTTCATGGAGACATGAGAGAG AGGATCGTGCTACAGCGGCTGATAGTGATTGCTCGCCTCCCCCGCCATCTTGCTGACAGGACAGAACTGGGAG CTCATTATGAGAAACTCAACTTTCAGCTCAGCAAACAGTTCATCTGGGATCAAATGACGGGCCTGCTGCTGATTTATCCGTCCTGTCTGCTGCACGTCATTGAA TCGTCCAGGGACGTTCTGCTTTCTTTTTTGAGAGATCTTAAAGACATGCAACAACAGCCAGACGG TGCCGTGCTGGAGGCTCCCAGGGTCGTGTTCATGGCACATAACCCTCAGAGCAGGCTGTTCCAACAGTGGAGCTACAA GACTGAGGTGCTGGATGCAGATCAGGGGGCGGAGGACTCGGGGGTTAAGAGActtgaggaagaggaggagagcacaGAGAGTCTGGTTTGTACGGTCCTGTCAGCGCTGCAGCTACTGGGTGAACATCTGCAAATATCTAAAAAG GCCCTCCCTGGTTTGATGCTGGAGGAGCGTCCGCACCTGATCGTCTCTCAGGACGTTCTCAACAAGCTTTTGACTCGGGACGACTTACAGACGCCACAACAACACCTACAGATGTACAACTCACCGTTAAACATCAGCATGGACTTCG GACGAGTTAGATGA
- the LOC125880376 gene encoding testis-expressed protein 47 isoform X2, translating into MEDRRAEKKKEEGAGTSLFHQLMAQRTDVDEDTRIVLQRLIVIARLPRHLADRTELGAHYEKLNFQLSKQFIWDQMTGLLLIYPSCLLHVIESSRDVLLSFLRDLKDMQQQPDGAVLEAPRVVFMAHNPQSRLFQQWSYKCLMLLTEVLDADQGAEDSGVKRLEEEEESTESLVCTVLSALQLLGEHLQISKKALPGLMLEERPHLIVSQDVLNKLLTRDDLQTPQQHLQMYNSPLNISMDFGRVR; encoded by the exons ATGGAAGAcaggagagcagagaagaagaaagaggaaggagCTGGGACTAGTTTATTTCACCAGCTTATGGCACAGAGGACGGATGTGGACGAAGATACG AGGATCGTGCTACAGCGGCTGATAGTGATTGCTCGCCTCCCCCGCCATCTTGCTGACAGGACAGAACTGGGAG CTCATTATGAGAAACTCAACTTTCAGCTCAGCAAACAGTTCATCTGGGATCAAATGACGGGCCTGCTGCTGATTTATCCGTCCTGTCTGCTGCACGTCATTGAA TCGTCCAGGGACGTTCTGCTTTCTTTTTTGAGAGATCTTAAAGACATGCAACAACAGCCAGACGG TGCCGTGCTGGAGGCTCCCAGGGTCGTGTTCATGGCACATAACCCTCAGAGCAGGCTGTTCCAACAGTGGAGCTACAAG TGTTTGATGTTGTTGACTGAGGTGCTGGATGCAGATCAGGGGGCGGAGGACTCGGGGGTTAAGAGActtgaggaagaggaggagagcacaGAGAGTCTGGTTTGTACGGTCCTGTCAGCGCTGCAGCTACTGGGTGAACATCTGCAAATATCTAAAAAG GCCCTCCCTGGTTTGATGCTGGAGGAGCGTCCGCACCTGATCGTCTCTCAGGACGTTCTCAACAAGCTTTTGACTCGGGACGACTTACAGACGCCACAACAACACCTACAGATGTACAACTCACCGTTAAACATCAGCATGGACTTCG GACGAGTTAGATGA
- the LOC125880376 gene encoding testis-expressed protein 47 isoform X5, with protein sequence MEDRRAEKKKEEGAGTSLFHQLMAQRTDVDEDTRIVLQRLIVIARLPRHLADRTELGAHYEKLNFQLSKQFIWDQMTGLLLIYPSCLLHVIESSRDVLLSFLRDLKDMQQQPDGAVLEAPRVVFMAHNPQSRLFQQWSYKVLDADQGAEDSGVKRLEEEEESTESLVCTVLSALQLLGEHLQISKKALPGLMLEERPHLIVSQDVLNKLLTRDDLQTPQQHLQMYNSPLNISMDFGRVR encoded by the exons ATGGAAGAcaggagagcagagaagaagaaagaggaaggagCTGGGACTAGTTTATTTCACCAGCTTATGGCACAGAGGACGGATGTGGACGAAGATACG AGGATCGTGCTACAGCGGCTGATAGTGATTGCTCGCCTCCCCCGCCATCTTGCTGACAGGACAGAACTGGGAG CTCATTATGAGAAACTCAACTTTCAGCTCAGCAAACAGTTCATCTGGGATCAAATGACGGGCCTGCTGCTGATTTATCCGTCCTGTCTGCTGCACGTCATTGAA TCGTCCAGGGACGTTCTGCTTTCTTTTTTGAGAGATCTTAAAGACATGCAACAACAGCCAGACGG TGCCGTGCTGGAGGCTCCCAGGGTCGTGTTCATGGCACATAACCCTCAGAGCAGGCTGTTCCAACAGTGGAGCTACAAG GTGCTGGATGCAGATCAGGGGGCGGAGGACTCGGGGGTTAAGAGActtgaggaagaggaggagagcacaGAGAGTCTGGTTTGTACGGTCCTGTCAGCGCTGCAGCTACTGGGTGAACATCTGCAAATATCTAAAAAG GCCCTCCCTGGTTTGATGCTGGAGGAGCGTCCGCACCTGATCGTCTCTCAGGACGTTCTCAACAAGCTTTTGACTCGGGACGACTTACAGACGCCACAACAACACCTACAGATGTACAACTCACCGTTAAACATCAGCATGGACTTCG GACGAGTTAGATGA